The following are from one region of the Nicotiana tomentosiformis chromosome 7, ASM39032v3, whole genome shotgun sequence genome:
- the LOC138895044 gene encoding uncharacterized protein isoform X2, translating to MAGVLNVSPAPILRPISVHKLSRNNRVFLVKSMAQSSDSSNGSVSTKEESKSDFSFSAPPNFKAPKPKPFTPRTDKILDILSASLALIFRLGTGALVSGYSASFVSKNEVPADQYALGIAGFKVKESSKVGRRPEKPIEIYEFESCPFCRKVREIVAVLDLDVLFYPCPRNGPNFRPKVGQMGGKQQFPYMVDPNTGVAMYESDEIIKYLVRKYGDGNVPLMLSLGLLTGSSYRPSKLPPKPLEIWAYEPSPFCKVVREVLVELELPHILHSCARGNPKRQVLYERVGHFQVPYLEDPNTGVQMFESADIVDYLQATYAL from the exons ATGGCCGGAGTTCTGAACGTTTCACCGGCTCCAATTCTCCGGCCAATTTCAGTTCACAAACTCTCTAGAAATAACAGAGTCTTTTTAGTAAAATCAATGGCTCAATCTTCAGATAGTTCAAATGGTTCTGTGAGCACTAAAGAGGAATCCAAATCGGATTTTTCATTTTCAGCGCCGCCGAATTTCAAGGCGCCGAAGCCTAAGCCATTTACACCGAGAACTGATAAGATTTTGGACATATTAAGTGCTTCTCTTGCTTTGATTTTTCGCCTTGGTACTGGTGCTCTTGTTTCAGG GTATTCAGCATCTTTTGTCTCCAAAAATGAGGTTCCAGCTGACCAGTATGCACTTGGAATTGCTG GCTTCAAGGTGAAGGAAAGTTCAAAAGTAGGTCGTCGACCTGAGAAGCCAATCGAGATATATGAGTTTGAAAG CTGCCCGTTTTGTAGGAAG GTTAGGGAAATAGTTGCTGTTTTAGACCTTGATGTCCTCTTTTATCCTTGCCCAAGAAATGGTCCGAACTTCCGTCCCAAAGTTGGTCAGATGGGTGGAAAGCAGCAGTTCCCCTATATG GTTGATCCAAACACTGGAGTTGCAATGTATGAATCAGATGAGATTATTAAGTATTTGGTTAGAAAGTATG GTGATGGAAATGTCCCACTTATGTTGTCCCTTGGTCTTCTCACT GGGTCTTCCTATCGGCCATCTAAACTGCCACCGAAGCCGCTTGAGATATGGGCATACGAG CCTTCTCCATTCTGCAAAGTTGTACGTGAGGTGCTTGTAGAATTAGAGCTTCCCCACATACTTCACAG TTGTGCTCGTGGTAACCCCAAACGCCAAGTATTATACGAAAGAGTTGGACATTTCCAG GTCCCATACTTAGAAGATCCAAATACTGGAGTACAAATGTTTGAAAGTGCAGATATTGTGGATTATTTACAGGCAACTTATGCTCTTTAA
- the LOC138895044 gene encoding uncharacterized protein isoform X1 has product MAGVLNVSPAPILRPISVHKLSRNNRVFLVKSMAQSSDSSNGSVSTKEESKSDFSFSAPPNFKAPKPKPFTPRTDKILDILSASLALIFRLGTGALVSGYSASFVSKNEVPADQYALGIAGFKVKESSKVGRRPEKPIEIYEFESCPFCRKVREIVAVLDLDVLFYPCPRNGPNFRPKVGQMGGKQQFPYMVDPNTGVAMYESDEIIKYLVRKYGDGNVPLMLSLGLLTTLTAGFAMIGRMGMGSSYRPSKLPPKPLEIWAYEPSPFCKVVREVLVELELPHILHSCARGNPKRQVLYERVGHFQVPYLEDPNTGVQMFESADIVDYLQATYAL; this is encoded by the exons ATGGCCGGAGTTCTGAACGTTTCACCGGCTCCAATTCTCCGGCCAATTTCAGTTCACAAACTCTCTAGAAATAACAGAGTCTTTTTAGTAAAATCAATGGCTCAATCTTCAGATAGTTCAAATGGTTCTGTGAGCACTAAAGAGGAATCCAAATCGGATTTTTCATTTTCAGCGCCGCCGAATTTCAAGGCGCCGAAGCCTAAGCCATTTACACCGAGAACTGATAAGATTTTGGACATATTAAGTGCTTCTCTTGCTTTGATTTTTCGCCTTGGTACTGGTGCTCTTGTTTCAGG GTATTCAGCATCTTTTGTCTCCAAAAATGAGGTTCCAGCTGACCAGTATGCACTTGGAATTGCTG GCTTCAAGGTGAAGGAAAGTTCAAAAGTAGGTCGTCGACCTGAGAAGCCAATCGAGATATATGAGTTTGAAAG CTGCCCGTTTTGTAGGAAG GTTAGGGAAATAGTTGCTGTTTTAGACCTTGATGTCCTCTTTTATCCTTGCCCAAGAAATGGTCCGAACTTCCGTCCCAAAGTTGGTCAGATGGGTGGAAAGCAGCAGTTCCCCTATATG GTTGATCCAAACACTGGAGTTGCAATGTATGAATCAGATGAGATTATTAAGTATTTGGTTAGAAAGTATG GTGATGGAAATGTCCCACTTATGTTGTCCCTTGGTCTTCTCACT ACACTTACTGCAGGCTTTGCCATGATTGGTCGAATGGGAATG GGGTCTTCCTATCGGCCATCTAAACTGCCACCGAAGCCGCTTGAGATATGGGCATACGAG CCTTCTCCATTCTGCAAAGTTGTACGTGAGGTGCTTGTAGAATTAGAGCTTCCCCACATACTTCACAG TTGTGCTCGTGGTAACCCCAAACGCCAAGTATTATACGAAAGAGTTGGACATTTCCAG GTCCCATACTTAGAAGATCCAAATACTGGAGTACAAATGTTTGAAAGTGCAGATATTGTGGATTATTTACAGGCAACTTATGCTCTTTAA